One Oscillatoria sp. FACHB-1406 DNA window includes the following coding sequences:
- a CDS encoding helix-turn-helix domain-containing protein, with the protein MIDWRLAVVMAERNISNKELAKRTGMHPTSISKLKTRRRLTRIDEHTLNLLCEALNCQPGDLMVYTQ; encoded by the coding sequence GTGATTGATTGGAGATTGGCTGTAGTGATGGCAGAACGCAATATCAGCAATAAAGAATTAGCCAAAAGAACGGGAATGCACCCAACTTCGATTTCCAAACTAAAAACCCGTCGCCGTCTCACCCGAATAGACGAACACACGCTGAATCTCCTTTGCGAAGCATTGAATTGTCAGCCGGGAGATTTAATGGTTTATACGCAATGA
- a CDS encoding slipin family protein, giving the protein MNPVSIVILAAAIVLFNGLKLDREYQRGVIYRLGRFSNIKGPGLYWIVPFVDRKEQVDIRTKTVDVAPQEAVTADSVTIKVNAVLYYRILDPGKAINRVENYQMAVYQAAMTTLRNVVGQNILDEVLQNRDKVNHAVQTIVDEITEPWGIDIERVEIKDVEIPIAMQRAMAKEAEAVREKRARIIKAAAEQEASLKLSEASQKIMENPVALELRRLQMLTEIGAENNTTTLIMMPSDFISLAKQWTESLQNSDKQRESVQPIPFNPPVQLQKVEDDGLPF; this is encoded by the coding sequence ATGAATCCTGTTTCTATCGTCATTCTAGCAGCCGCGATCGTTCTCTTTAACGGTTTAAAACTCGATCGCGAGTACCAACGCGGCGTAATCTATCGTCTCGGACGCTTCAGTAATATAAAAGGGCCGGGACTCTATTGGATTGTCCCCTTTGTCGATCGCAAAGAGCAAGTCGATATTCGCACCAAAACCGTCGATGTCGCACCCCAAGAAGCCGTTACCGCCGATAGCGTCACCATTAAAGTCAACGCCGTCCTCTACTATCGCATCCTCGATCCGGGCAAAGCCATCAACCGCGTCGAAAACTACCAAATGGCAGTCTATCAAGCCGCCATGACAACATTAAGAAATGTTGTCGGTCAAAATATTCTCGATGAAGTTTTGCAAAACCGCGATAAAGTCAACCATGCCGTTCAAACCATCGTCGATGAAATTACCGAACCCTGGGGAATTGACATCGAGCGCGTCGAAATTAAAGACGTAGAAATTCCCATCGCCATGCAACGCGCAATGGCAAAAGAAGCCGAAGCCGTCCGCGAAAAACGCGCTCGTATCATCAAAGCCGCCGCCGAACAAGAAGCATCTTTAAAACTCTCCGAAGCTTCGCAAAAGATCATGGAAAATCCAGTAGCTTTGGAATTGCGACGGCTGCAAATGCTCACTGAAATTGGCGCAGAAAATAATACGACAACCTTAATCATGATGCCGTCTGATTTCATTTCTTTGGCTAAACAATGGACGGAAAGTTTACAAAATAGCGATAAGCAACGCGAGAGCGTTCAACCGATTCCCTTTAATCCTCCCGTTCAATTGCAAAAAGTTGAAGATGATGGGCTACCGTTTTAA
- the lexA gene encoding transcriptional repressor LexA produces the protein MSMETLTAPQQELYDWLVEYIHSQQHPPSIRQMMKAMNLKSPAPIQSRLERLRNKGYIDWTAGKARTIRILHPQQGLRVLGSIAAGGLVEPFTDTQEQLDLTDIFRQPNCFALRVTGDSMIEDFITDGDMAIVRSLPEREQPKNGTIVAARVEGHGTTLKRFYCDAGTVTLQPSNPQYSPIEVAADLVQIQGVLVGVWRGYQPAAH, from the coding sequence ATGTCTATGGAAACTTTAACCGCACCGCAACAGGAACTTTACGATTGGTTGGTGGAATATATTCACAGCCAACAACATCCGCCCTCGATTCGTCAGATGATGAAGGCGATGAATCTGAAATCTCCCGCCCCGATTCAAAGTCGTTTGGAACGATTGAGAAATAAAGGGTACATCGACTGGACAGCGGGAAAAGCGCGCACGATCCGGATTTTACATCCCCAACAAGGGTTGCGCGTCTTGGGTTCAATAGCAGCGGGGGGCTTAGTCGAACCGTTCACCGATACCCAAGAACAACTCGATTTAACCGATATCTTCCGGCAACCCAACTGCTTTGCCTTGCGGGTGACGGGGGATAGCATGATCGAGGATTTTATTACGGATGGGGATATGGCGATCGTGCGATCGCTGCCCGAACGCGAACAGCCGAAAAATGGCACGATTGTTGCCGCCCGCGTCGAAGGACATGGAACCACCCTCAAACGCTTTTATTGCGACGCAGGAACCGTTACCCTCCAACCCTCCAACCCCCAGTATTCTCCCATTGAAGTTGCCGCCGACTTGGTGCAAATTCAAGGGGTGCTGGTGGGCGTGTGGCGCGGCTATCAGCCCGCAGCGCATTAG
- the pth gene encoding aminoacyl-tRNA hydrolase: MLTFFPQLIVGLGNPEPRYDKTRHNIGFEAVDALAKRWQLSWQENRRFKGKIAEGRAPKGDKIYLLKPLTYMNRSGESIRAVLDWYKLQPESLLVIYDDMDLPIGRIRMRLSGSAGGHNGMKSIIAHVGGQDFPRLRIGIGKSSADKETISHVLGRFSPQEQPVITEVLYLASDAVEMSLREGVEKAMSLYNAKSI; encoded by the coding sequence ATGTTGACCTTTTTTCCTCAACTCATTGTCGGCTTAGGCAATCCCGAACCGAGATACGATAAAACACGGCATAATATTGGTTTTGAAGCTGTTGATGCCTTAGCTAAACGCTGGCAACTATCCTGGCAAGAAAATCGCCGTTTTAAAGGAAAAATTGCGGAAGGACGCGCGCCAAAAGGCGATAAAATTTACCTCCTCAAACCGCTAACTTATATGAATCGTTCCGGCGAATCAATTCGCGCCGTTCTCGATTGGTACAAACTGCAACCCGAATCCTTATTAGTGATTTACGACGATATGGATTTACCCATCGGACGCATTCGGATGCGCTTATCCGGTTCGGCGGGCGGACATAACGGTATGAAATCAATTATTGCCCATGTCGGAGGGCAAGACTTCCCGCGCTTGCGAATTGGGATTGGTAAATCGAGCGCAGACAAAGAAACAATTTCTCACGTTTTAGGACGTTTTTCTCCGCAAGAACAACCCGTAATTACGGAAGTTTTGTACCTGGCTAGCGATGCGGTGGAAATGAGTTTAAGGGAAGGGGTCGAAAAAGCGATGAGTCTTTATAATGCGAAAAGTATTTAG
- a CDS encoding helix-turn-helix transcriptional regulator, with translation MTFGQKLRAQRDKLSLTRIQVARACDVVESTVINWETDRHLPKLYPLQMKALCDLLEITLEDLALWMR, from the coding sequence ATGACCTTTGGGCAAAAATTGAGGGCGCAACGAGATAAATTGAGTTTAACGCGAATACAAGTGGCGAGGGCGTGCGACGTGGTTGAGTCCACCGTCATCAACTGGGAAACCGACAGACACCTTCCCAAGCTTTACCCATTACAGATGAAAGCATTGTGCGATTTGCTCGAGATAACGCTGGAGGATTTAGCTCTTTGGATGCGGTGA
- a CDS encoding FAD-dependent oxidoreductase, with translation MSPNPSSPLSQHTADVLVVGGSTGGTAAAIQAARRGAQTILVSEFPWLGGMLTCAGVSAPDGNELAALQTGLWGAYLRELQQRQPGGLDRSWVSLFTYNPRIGAEIFAEWVESLPNLQWIRGESPRAVLKDGKRITGVRFDTCEVRAKITLDGTELGDLLSLAEVPHRWGWELQEEFDEPSAPPAFNELTARYPVQAPTWVVFLQDCGKRERAPEIPAPPGYNPKLFSEAWEGYGKEKFLNYGRISGGLLMMNWPKFGNDYGEKLNRLVESEAARREFHQEAFWHSQGFVRFVQQHCGRQYGLATGVFPESPRLLVAAEEALQTAFALHPYYRESRRLRGKVTVTEGDILPIPGGCVAPLPRNGAGEVRSIAVGNYANDHHYPGVKFPLQPKSMRWGGRWTGTPFSLPYDALVPAEVEGLLVCEKNISVSHIANGATRLQPTVMNIGQAAGMAAALCVELGCSPQGLPVRELQAALLEDALAPAAVVPLLNLPPNHPDWWKWQRYYLDEPEAYPAAGCCAVGDEFSSEVEAGDFYRGSFRQLEGSGYRIRLLNSRQEKKIWSLISVRPEVNEKLARCRNNSEISVWGRCNESGGWLLVEKLSE, from the coding sequence ATGTCCCCCAACCCCTCCTCTCCCCTCTCCCAACACACCGCAGACGTTCTCGTTGTCGGCGGCAGTACGGGAGGCACTGCTGCTGCCATCCAAGCTGCCCGTCGCGGCGCGCAAACCATCCTCGTTAGCGAGTTCCCCTGGTTGGGCGGAATGCTAACCTGTGCGGGCGTTTCTGCCCCCGACGGGAACGAACTCGCAGCCCTGCAAACCGGACTTTGGGGCGCATACCTCCGAGAACTCCAGCAACGACAACCGGGAGGACTCGATCGCAGTTGGGTGAGTTTGTTTACTTACAATCCCCGCATCGGTGCAGAAATTTTTGCCGAATGGGTGGAAAGTCTCCCCAATCTTCAATGGATTCGCGGCGAAAGCCCCCGCGCCGTTCTCAAAGACGGCAAGCGCATCACCGGCGTTCGCTTTGACACCTGCGAAGTTCGCGCCAAGATTACCCTCGACGGAACCGAACTCGGCGATTTGCTGAGTTTAGCGGAAGTGCCGCATCGCTGGGGCTGGGAGTTGCAGGAAGAATTCGACGAACCCAGCGCCCCGCCTGCATTTAACGAATTAACTGCCCGCTATCCCGTACAAGCGCCAACATGGGTAGTTTTCTTGCAAGATTGCGGTAAAAGAGAGCGCGCGCCAGAAATTCCCGCCCCGCCGGGGTACAATCCCAAGTTATTTTCCGAGGCTTGGGAAGGGTACGGGAAAGAGAAATTTTTGAACTACGGGCGCATCAGCGGCGGCTTGTTGATGATGAATTGGCCAAAATTCGGCAACGATTACGGGGAAAAGTTAAACCGTTTAGTGGAGTCGGAAGCAGCGCGGCGAGAATTCCATCAGGAGGCGTTTTGGCATTCCCAAGGGTTTGTGCGCTTCGTGCAGCAGCACTGCGGGCGACAGTACGGTTTGGCGACGGGGGTATTCCCAGAGAGTCCGCGCTTGCTGGTGGCGGCGGAGGAAGCGTTACAGACGGCTTTTGCGCTGCATCCTTACTACCGAGAAAGTCGCCGCTTGCGAGGAAAAGTTACCGTAACCGAGGGCGATATTTTACCGATTCCGGGCGGTTGCGTTGCGCCGCTGCCGCGTAATGGGGCGGGGGAAGTTCGCAGCATTGCAGTAGGAAATTATGCTAACGATCATCATTATCCGGGGGTAAAGTTCCCGTTGCAGCCGAAATCGATGCGTTGGGGCGGACGCTGGACGGGAACTCCGTTTAGCTTGCCCTACGATGCGCTGGTTCCGGCGGAAGTGGAAGGGTTGTTGGTTTGCGAGAAAAATATTTCGGTGTCGCATATTGCGAACGGCGCGACGCGCTTGCAACCGACGGTGATGAATATCGGGCAGGCGGCGGGGATGGCGGCGGCGCTGTGCGTAGAGTTGGGCTGTTCGCCGCAGGGTTTGCCGGTGCGAGAGTTGCAGGCGGCGCTGCTCGAGGATGCGCTTGCTCCGGCGGCGGTGGTTCCGTTACTCAATTTACCACCCAACCATCCGGATTGGTGGAAGTGGCAGCGTTATTATTTGGACGAACCGGAGGCGTATCCGGCGGCGGGTTGCTGTGCGGTGGGGGATGAGTTTTCGAGTGAGGTGGAAGCGGGGGATTTTTATCGGGGGAGTTTTCGACAGTTGGAGGGTTCTGGTTATCGGATTCGGTTGTTGAATTCGAGGCAGGAGAAGAAGATTTGGTCGTTGATTTCGGTGCGTCCGGAGGTGAATGAGAAGTTAGCGAGGTGTCGGAATAATTCTGAAATTTCGGTTTGGGGGCGTTGCAATGAGTCGGGGGGGTGGTTGTTGGTGGAGAAGTTGAGTGAGTAG
- a CDS encoding sucrose synthase, translating to MSQLIEAVIHSEQKIALQEFINALRALDKQYLLRNDIETVFEQFCQQQQSGEAVDRTSALGKLIERTQEIILELESACWVLRPGIAKEEVYRVYLADLSVESMSVPQVLDLRDRLVNRYNPDEGDIFEIDLQPFYDYSPTLRDPKNIGKGVQFLNRYLSSKLFQDSKEWLSALYTFLSLHSYKGIPLLINGRIKNQAQLSAQLKQAIDLVSGLPRDRAYADFRFDLQNLGFEPGWGNTAARVRETLELLDDLIDSPDDSNLETFLSRLPIIFNIVLVSVHGWFGQEGVLGRPDTGGQVVYVLDQARSLELQLEEQVELAGLSVLNVETKVIILSRLIPNSDGTRCNERLEKVHGTKNAWILRVPFREFNPDYTQNWVSRFEIWPYLETYAIDAEKELYREFQGKPDLIIGNYSDGNLVAFLLARRLGVTQFIIAHALEKSKYLFSNLYWQEMEDNYHFSLQFTADLIAMNSANCVISSTYQEIIGRPDSVGQYESYQSFTMPDLYHVVHGIELFSPKFNVVPPGVNETVFFPYDRPEERLHSLHESLQDLLFTLDDPAQTFGKLADPSKRPIFSMARLDRIKNLTGLAECFGRSPELQEHCNLILVAGKLRADESGDAEERDEIERLYRVIEQYNLYDKIRWLGVRLPKADSGEIYRVIADRQGIFVQPALFEAFGLTILESMITGLPTFGTQFGGPLEIIEDGKNGFYINPTNLEEMAQKILDFVKECETNPNRWAEISQGGIDRVYSTYTWKIHTTKLLSLARVYGFWNFTAKENREDLLRYLESLFHLIYKPRAKALLDKHLNNG from the coding sequence ATGTCGCAACTGATTGAAGCCGTTATCCACTCCGAACAAAAAATTGCCCTGCAAGAGTTTATCAACGCCTTACGCGCTTTGGATAAACAATATCTCCTGCGGAACGACATTGAAACCGTATTCGAGCAATTTTGCCAACAGCAACAGTCAGGAGAAGCCGTTGACCGGACTTCTGCCCTCGGAAAACTGATCGAACGCACTCAAGAGATTATTCTTGAATTGGAAAGTGCGTGCTGGGTTCTACGCCCCGGGATTGCCAAAGAAGAAGTTTATCGCGTGTATTTGGCGGATTTAAGCGTCGAATCGATGAGCGTTCCTCAAGTTCTCGATTTACGCGATCGCCTCGTCAACCGTTATAATCCCGACGAAGGCGATATCTTTGAAATCGACCTGCAACCCTTCTACGACTACTCTCCCACCCTACGCGACCCCAAAAACATCGGTAAGGGCGTACAATTTCTTAACCGCTACCTTTCCAGCAAACTCTTTCAAGATTCCAAAGAATGGTTGTCGGCGCTCTACACTTTTCTCAGCTTACACAGCTATAAAGGCATTCCCCTACTGATTAACGGGCGCATCAAAAACCAAGCACAACTCTCTGCCCAACTGAAGCAAGCGATCGATTTAGTGTCGGGATTGCCGCGCGATCGCGCCTACGCCGATTTTCGCTTCGATCTCCAAAATCTCGGCTTTGAACCGGGATGGGGGAACACCGCCGCCAGAGTCCGCGAAACCCTAGAACTCCTCGACGATCTGATCGATTCTCCCGACGATAGCAACCTCGAAACCTTCCTCTCCCGCCTGCCTATCATTTTTAACATTGTCCTCGTCTCCGTCCACGGATGGTTCGGACAAGAAGGCGTACTCGGTCGCCCCGATACCGGCGGACAAGTCGTTTACGTTCTCGACCAAGCCCGCAGTCTCGAACTGCAACTCGAAGAACAGGTCGAACTCGCCGGTTTGAGTGTTTTAAACGTTGAAACCAAAGTTATTATCCTCTCTCGCCTGATCCCCAACAGCGACGGGACTCGCTGTAACGAACGCCTCGAAAAAGTCCACGGGACGAAGAATGCTTGGATTTTGCGGGTTCCCTTCCGGGAATTCAACCCCGACTATACCCAAAACTGGGTTTCTCGCTTCGAGATTTGGCCTTATCTTGAAACTTACGCGATCGATGCCGAAAAAGAACTCTATCGCGAATTCCAGGGCAAACCCGACCTCATTATCGGGAACTACTCCGACGGCAACCTCGTTGCATTCTTACTCGCCCGTCGCTTAGGCGTGACCCAATTCATCATCGCCCACGCCCTCGAAAAATCGAAATATCTCTTCAGTAACCTCTACTGGCAGGAAATGGAGGATAACTATCACTTCTCCCTGCAATTCACCGCCGATTTAATCGCGATGAATTCTGCCAATTGCGTCATCAGCAGCACCTACCAAGAAATTATCGGTCGTCCCGATAGCGTCGGACAGTACGAATCCTATCAAAGCTTCACCATGCCCGATTTGTACCACGTCGTCCACGGGATCGAACTCTTCTCGCCGAAATTCAACGTCGTACCGCCGGGAGTCAATGAAACCGTCTTTTTCCCCTACGATCGCCCCGAAGAACGCCTGCACAGCTTGCACGAATCCCTCCAAGACTTACTCTTTACCCTCGACGACCCCGCCCAAACCTTCGGAAAACTTGCCGACCCCAGCAAGCGTCCGATCTTTTCAATGGCACGCCTCGATCGCATCAAAAACTTAACCGGACTTGCCGAATGTTTCGGACGTTCCCCAGAACTGCAAGAACATTGCAACCTAATTTTAGTCGCCGGAAAATTGCGTGCTGACGAATCCGGCGATGCTGAAGAACGCGACGAAATCGAACGCCTTTATCGCGTTATCGAGCAATATAACTTATACGATAAAATCCGCTGGTTGGGCGTGCGCTTGCCAAAAGCCGATTCGGGGGAAATCTATCGCGTTATCGCCGATCGCCAAGGCATCTTCGTACAGCCCGCCCTCTTTGAAGCCTTCGGTTTAACCATTCTCGAATCGATGATTACCGGATTGCCCACTTTTGGAACCCAATTTGGCGGCCCCTTGGAAATCATTGAAGACGGGAAAAACGGATTTTACATCAATCCAACTAACCTAGAAGAAATGGCTCAAAAAATTCTTGACTTTGTGAAAGAATGCGAAACCAATCCAAATCGCTGGGCTGAAATTTCTCAAGGCGGAATCGATCGCGTCTACAGTACCTACACCTGGAAAATCCATACCACCAAATTACTCTCTTTAGCGCGAGTTTACGGCTTCTGGAACTTCACCGCAAAAGAAAACCGGGAAGACTTACTGCGCTACCTCGAATCGCTGTTCCACTTAATCTATAAACCCCGCGCCAAAGCCTTGCTCGACAAACACCTTAATAATGGATAA